A single genomic interval of Lewinellaceae bacterium harbors:
- a CDS encoding sugar phosphate isomerase/epimerase: MTKSINRKEFIRLSTAAALSIPMWSLVSCKSNDGQTQADHAMEEDMADPPYASHPGLQLYTVRELFAKDPDGTLQQLANMGIKQLEFYDATALKTYVPKVKDLGMEVISTHFLPGLITGNWGPAEGGMTPPENYSFDQMIEDCASNGVKYAGIAFLFPWDRTSLDDYKHIAEMANKAGEKSKASGVQLYYHNHSFEFKPTDGTTPFVEMMKIMDPNLVKLELDLFWATISGNDPAAMITKYSDRVIMMHLKDLKAGTPLDTDTMNVDPGAFQAMGDGIIDFKQVLTAAHAAHVPYGFIEQDQSPERPVMESIQRSLTYLKGLGM; the protein is encoded by the coding sequence ATGACGAAATCTATAAACCGTAAGGAATTCATCCGGTTATCCACCGCTGCCGCATTATCAATACCCATGTGGTCCCTGGTCAGCTGTAAATCAAATGACGGCCAAACCCAGGCGGATCATGCGATGGAGGAGGATATGGCAGATCCGCCCTATGCCAGTCATCCCGGACTTCAGCTTTATACCGTCCGGGAATTGTTTGCCAAGGACCCGGATGGCACCCTGCAGCAATTGGCGAATATGGGCATAAAACAGCTCGAATTTTACGATGCCACGGCTTTGAAAACCTATGTGCCCAAGGTGAAAGACCTGGGTATGGAAGTCATCAGCACCCATTTTTTACCCGGACTGATCACCGGAAACTGGGGGCCCGCAGAAGGTGGTATGACACCTCCGGAAAACTATTCCTTCGATCAAATGATTGAAGATTGTGCTTCCAATGGCGTGAAATATGCAGGAATCGCATTCCTTTTCCCCTGGGACCGTACCTCACTGGACGACTACAAGCACATTGCCGAAATGGCCAATAAAGCCGGCGAGAAAAGCAAAGCCTCCGGCGTACAGTTGTATTACCATAACCATTCATTCGAATTTAAACCCACCGACGGTACCACACCTTTTGTGGAAATGATGAAAATCATGGATCCCAATCTGGTAAAACTGGAACTGGATCTTTTCTGGGCTACCATCAGCGGCAATGACCCAGCTGCCATGATCACCAAATATTCCGACCGGGTCATCATGATGCACCTGAAAGACCTCAAAGCAGGTACTCCTCTGGATACCGATACGATGAATGTTGACCCCGGCGCATTTCAGGCCATGGGTGATGGAATCATTGATTTCAAACAGGTCCTGACGGCCGCCCATGCTGCCCATGTACCCTATGGATTTATCGAACAAGACCAGTCTCCGGAACGTCCGGTGATGGAATCCATCCAGCGGAGCCTTACTTATCTGAAAGGATTGGGGATGTAA
- a CDS encoding type II toxin-antitoxin system HicB family antitoxin, with the protein MKNSLKYKNYLGSVDFSAEDEVLYGKIEGITDLVTFEGRTVDELKRSFQEAVEDYIEICKQTGKPLEKSYKGSFNIRISPDLHRAAARKAIELGVSLNQLVESAIEQVIETPVE; encoded by the coding sequence ATGAAGAATTCTTTAAAATATAAAAACTACCTGGGTTCAGTTGATTTCAGTGCTGAGGATGAAGTACTCTACGGCAAGATCGAAGGTATCACTGATTTGGTCACTTTTGAAGGCAGGACAGTTGATGAGCTGAAACGCTCCTTTCAGGAAGCGGTCGAGGACTACATTGAAATCTGTAAACAAACCGGCAAGCCGCTCGAGAAGTCCTACAAAGGATCATTCAATATCCGTATATCACCAGACTTACACCGGGCTGCCGCCCGAAAAGCTATTGAATTAGGCGTTTCTCTCAATCAACTGGTTGAATCTGCCATAGAACAAGTCATTGAAACACCTGTTGAGTAA
- a CDS encoding IS1182 family transposase: MDFVEGQDREQMFISSIEQMVDPEAFVRIIDAFIDVLPLEQFDFKNLELNEQGRPPFHPGVLLKLYLYGYQNGIRSCRKLEHACKVNLEVIWLLKGRRPHYKTIANFRKQNALAFRQVFRHFVAMLKGWRLIEGKTIAIDSFKVRAQNSLKNNYNLAKIHRHLDYIDAKIDAYCEELDQADDDEEKEQLHAKINDQIDKWNQYCELGDEIIQSGKEQLSTTDPDAQAVILHRNIVNVGYNIQAASDAKHKLLAAFDTGDVNDTHALESMVLQVQENLEITKFDVLADKGYHTAAQLAACEALNVTTYVSPKANSANITNQVFPVEDFKYHPGSDTYRCPNGSILRSNEMIYHRKSKKPKHPAARFKHYRTADCKHCPIRSQCTNARNGRIIQRIEFQSSIDRNNKRVHQKPDYYRQRQQIIEHQFGTFKRQWDFTYVLMKGKDQILGEIALLFSTYNLRRTVSILGFSVFLKRLKDAFLTIFDNILLTVLMVRHIQLSFLTYPQLPQFRTTQKIN; encoded by the coding sequence ATGGACTTTGTCGAAGGTCAAGATCGCGAACAAATGTTCATCTCTTCGATCGAACAAATGGTCGACCCAGAAGCTTTTGTTCGTATTATCGATGCTTTTATTGATGTGCTTCCTCTAGAGCAGTTTGATTTCAAAAACCTTGAGTTAAATGAACAGGGTCGCCCACCGTTTCACCCAGGTGTACTCCTCAAACTTTATCTCTATGGCTATCAGAATGGCATCCGGTCCTGCCGTAAACTAGAACATGCCTGTAAGGTCAATCTGGAAGTCATCTGGCTTTTAAAAGGTAGACGACCTCACTATAAGACCATTGCTAATTTCCGCAAGCAGAATGCACTAGCTTTTCGTCAGGTCTTTCGCCATTTTGTTGCCATGCTCAAAGGCTGGAGACTTATTGAGGGCAAAACCATTGCGATCGACTCTTTTAAAGTCCGGGCTCAAAATAGCCTCAAAAACAACTACAATTTGGCCAAAATCCACCGGCACCTGGATTACATCGATGCCAAAATCGATGCTTACTGTGAAGAACTCGATCAAGCTGATGATGACGAAGAAAAAGAGCAGCTGCATGCCAAGATCAACGATCAGATTGACAAGTGGAATCAGTACTGCGAACTTGGAGATGAAATCATCCAATCCGGTAAAGAACAACTGTCCACTACCGATCCCGATGCTCAAGCTGTTATCCTACACCGAAATATTGTCAACGTAGGATATAACATCCAAGCAGCTAGTGATGCTAAACACAAGCTCCTCGCTGCCTTTGATACCGGTGATGTCAATGATACCCATGCCCTCGAATCCATGGTCCTCCAGGTTCAAGAAAACTTGGAAATCACTAAGTTTGATGTACTCGCTGATAAAGGATATCATACCGCCGCCCAGCTAGCAGCCTGTGAAGCCCTCAACGTTACCACTTATGTTTCACCTAAAGCCAACTCAGCCAATATCACCAATCAAGTCTTCCCGGTCGAGGACTTCAAATATCACCCTGGATCCGATACCTATCGTTGCCCCAATGGTTCCATCTTGCGATCCAATGAAATGATCTACCATCGCAAATCTAAAAAGCCCAAACATCCAGCTGCACGTTTTAAACATTACAGAACAGCTGATTGCAAGCATTGCCCCATTCGATCGCAATGCACCAATGCCAGAAATGGCAGAATCATCCAACGAATCGAATTCCAATCTTCTATTGATCGCAACAATAAGCGAGTACATCAAAAACCAGACTACTACCGCCAACGTCAACAAATCATTGAGCATCAATTCGGAACTTTCAAAAGACAATGGGATTTCACTTATGTCCTCATGAAAGGAAAGGATCAAATACTTGGTGAGATCGCACTTCTATTCTCAACCTACAATCTCAGGAGAACTGTTTCTATACTTGGATTTTCGGTATTCCTCAAGCGCCTAAAAGACGCTTTTTTGACTATATTTGATAATATACTGCTGACAGTCTTGATGGTACGCCACATTCAACTTTCATTTTTAACATACCCTCAGCTGCCACAGTTTAGGACAACACAAAAGATAAATTAG
- a CDS encoding gluconolaconase, producing the protein MRSLRLLSIPGILASLLIGCTNNKPEKSTPLPPDTKETIILTPAWKSDTLLTTSESVLYDETYNILYVACIGKVPTDARDGDGFIAKVGLDGKIIDRKWVTDLNGPKGMGLYGEYLYVADISRIVKIDILSGKILATYEVPGATFLNDIAVDQNGRVYVSDTNTNTIYSLEGEDVTLFLQDTLLGGPNGLLVEGDKLLVAGFDIGQVFTVDLTTKRVNPVLDELPGGDGIAPFGDNLLISNWNGEIYAVTNDWQKEKVLDIKNLDINAADITTIPAMNLVLVPTFYGNNVDAYRIQTQSDQ; encoded by the coding sequence ATGCGATCCTTACGATTATTATCCATACCGGGAATCCTGGCTTCCCTCTTGATTGGTTGTACGAACAATAAGCCTGAAAAATCGACACCGCTTCCTCCGGATACCAAAGAGACCATTATCCTGACTCCGGCCTGGAAGTCGGACACCTTATTAACAACCTCGGAAAGTGTTCTCTACGACGAAACGTACAATATTCTGTATGTAGCCTGCATCGGCAAAGTGCCGACAGATGCCAGGGACGGGGATGGCTTCATAGCGAAAGTCGGGCTGGACGGAAAGATCATCGATCGTAAATGGGTTACCGATCTGAACGGCCCCAAAGGCATGGGTCTTTATGGCGAGTATCTATACGTAGCGGATATTTCCCGGATCGTTAAAATTGATATTCTGTCCGGTAAGATACTGGCTACTTATGAAGTACCGGGAGCGACCTTTCTCAATGACATCGCTGTAGATCAAAATGGCCGGGTGTATGTCAGTGACACGAATACCAACACCATCTATTCCCTCGAGGGCGAAGATGTTACCCTCTTCCTGCAGGATACCCTGCTGGGTGGCCCGAATGGCTTGTTGGTAGAAGGAGACAAATTGCTGGTAGCCGGATTTGACATCGGACAAGTATTTACGGTAGACCTGACTACTAAAAGGGTTAATCCGGTTCTGGATGAACTGCCCGGAGGCGATGGCATCGCTCCTTTTGGGGACAATCTGCTGATCTCAAACTGGAATGGCGAGATCTATGCAGTCACCAACGACTGGCAGAAAGAAAAGGTATTGGACATCAAGAACCTGGATATCAACGCTGCGGATATAACCACCATCCCGGCCATGAACCTGGTTCTGGTACCCACTTTTTATGGCAATAACGTGGATGCCTACCGCATTCAGACCCAGTCCGATCAATAG
- a CDS encoding chloride channel protein, producing MKKTDLLNNGIPIAPSLNPTLEAENFEPRQGENKKRLLTISSIAFLIAVLVSFIAKFLIYLIDFFTNISFYGNFSFSHSTPATNSLGIFVVIIPAIGGVIVGLMALYGSKAIRGHGIPEAMEQILTNQSKIKPAITYLKPLSSAISIGTGGPFGAEGPIIATGGALGSTIGQLLKISHNERKILLAAGATAGMAAIFGSPIAAMFLAIELLLFEFSPRSLIPVAIACMVGAAGHHLLFGQKPVFEMGNIATPNIFALVTCCIMGIVIGLLSVFVSKAVYFIEEAFEKLPIHWMWWPAIGGLLVGGVGYFAPRTLGVGYENITDVLSGNLSMQVILSLCILKFISWAIALGSGTSGGTLAPLLTIGGATGALLGMIILYLFPSSGITIPLAALVGMAAMFAGASRALLTSIIFALETTFQSNALLPLLVTCVASYIVSFFLMEHTIMTEKIARRGVKTPQSYEPDMLEGITVEQVITNNGIVINEDNSIKEVREWVNKEPNLKSNYLIVSNKEGEYKGLLSSLDLFSENNGLDEKIEILLNQHRVSIQLNDTLRTAVETMAKENIDVLPVLATGNKSIIGLISYHDIIATYKYGIDEHEMKRPHISLKRKGLKILLRGQKIIQLTKRKSK from the coding sequence ATGAAAAAGACTGATTTATTAAATAACGGAATTCCAATTGCTCCTTCATTAAATCCGACTTTGGAGGCGGAAAATTTTGAACCACGACAGGGTGAAAACAAAAAACGACTGCTGACAATTTCTTCGATCGCTTTTCTAATTGCAGTTCTGGTAAGTTTTATAGCCAAATTTCTAATTTATCTTATTGACTTCTTTACAAATATTTCATTCTACGGAAATTTTTCATTCTCCCATTCAACTCCTGCGACAAACTCACTTGGAATTTTTGTTGTTATAATTCCCGCTATCGGAGGAGTAATTGTTGGTTTAATGGCTCTATATGGGTCAAAAGCAATTCGAGGACATGGCATTCCCGAAGCAATGGAACAAATCCTGACAAATCAAAGTAAAATAAAACCAGCGATTACCTATCTAAAACCGCTCTCATCAGCAATATCAATAGGAACAGGCGGACCATTTGGTGCAGAAGGACCAATCATTGCGACAGGTGGAGCATTAGGTTCAACAATTGGACAACTATTAAAAATATCGCACAATGAAAGAAAAATATTGCTTGCGGCAGGTGCGACAGCGGGCATGGCAGCAATTTTTGGTAGTCCTATAGCAGCAATGTTTTTAGCAATAGAATTGTTGCTGTTTGAATTTTCGCCCCGCTCACTTATTCCTGTTGCAATAGCATGTATGGTTGGAGCTGCAGGACATCACCTACTGTTTGGACAAAAGCCTGTTTTCGAAATGGGCAATATAGCAACTCCAAATATTTTTGCACTTGTTACGTGCTGTATCATGGGCATTGTTATTGGGTTATTATCTGTTTTTGTCAGCAAAGCAGTTTATTTTATTGAAGAAGCTTTTGAAAAGCTGCCCATTCATTGGATGTGGTGGCCTGCTATTGGAGGACTTTTAGTTGGGGGAGTAGGTTATTTTGCTCCGCGAACGCTTGGGGTGGGTTACGAAAATATTACAGATGTTCTTTCAGGTAATTTAAGCATGCAGGTTATTTTATCACTTTGCATTTTAAAATTTATTTCATGGGCAATCGCCTTAGGAAGTGGAACATCGGGAGGAACTTTAGCTCCCTTGCTAACTATCGGAGGTGCAACTGGCGCATTATTGGGAATGATTATTCTTTATTTATTTCCTTCATCGGGGATTACAATTCCTTTGGCAGCATTAGTGGGTATGGCAGCCATGTTTGCAGGAGCATCAAGAGCGTTATTGACTTCAATTATTTTTGCACTTGAAACTACTTTTCAATCCAATGCTTTACTTCCGCTTCTTGTAACGTGTGTTGCATCTTATATAGTTTCCTTTTTTCTAATGGAGCATACAATTATGACAGAAAAAATTGCACGAAGAGGTGTTAAAACTCCCCAATCCTATGAACCAGATATGTTAGAGGGAATAACAGTTGAACAAGTAATAACTAACAATGGGATTGTGATAAATGAAGATAACAGCATTAAAGAAGTTCGTGAATGGGTAAACAAAGAACCAAATTTAAAATCAAATTATCTCATTGTCTCAAATAAAGAAGGTGAATATAAAGGGCTATTGAGTTCTTTAGACTTATTCAGTGAAAACAATGGCCTAGATGAAAAAATCGAAATTCTACTAAATCAGCATCGTGTATCTATACAGCTAAATGACACCCTTAGGACTGCTGTTGAAACAATGGCGAAAGAAAATATTGATGTATTACCAGTTCTTGCAACAGGGAATAAAAGCATCATCGGACTTATTAGCTACCACGACATAATAGCAACATACAAGTATGGAATTGACGAACACGAAATGAAGCGACCTCATATTTCATTGAAAAGAAAAGGGCTAAAAATATTACTGCGGGGACAAAAAATAATTCAATTGACAAAGAGAAAAAGTAAATAA
- a CDS encoding nucleoside hydrolase — protein sequence MNHWIIVGALLLSGFACQQPSGEVQSTSVKRIPVLFDTDANNELDDQHALAYLLFNDQTFDIRGISVNSTFNGSTIQQQYDEARRIMDLCAAPATMPLLMGADSGFLKIRSHLDAPDYDGHEAVEFIINEIRNTDSMVVIAVGKLTNIALAVQKAPDIVSRFRLVWLGSNYPEPGEYNQVNDTAALSFLLKTDLPFEIVTVRYGKPSGTDAVKVTREEILQHLGGKGPQMETPVTGRHGGTFNTFGDYSVNLFDHAEMYGDPPSRALFDLAAVAIVKNPSWAHLHFIPAPRLVDGNWVDQPENPRHIGVWEDFARDSIIQDLFSSVP from the coding sequence ATGAATCATTGGATAATTGTTGGAGCTCTTTTATTGTCAGGGTTTGCCTGTCAGCAACCGTCAGGTGAAGTTCAGAGCACTTCGGTGAAACGTATTCCGGTCCTTTTCGATACGGATGCCAACAATGAGCTGGATGACCAGCATGCACTGGCTTATCTCTTGTTTAACGACCAGACATTTGATATTCGTGGTATTTCCGTGAATTCAACCTTTAATGGCAGCACGATCCAACAACAATACGATGAAGCGCGGAGGATCATGGACCTGTGTGCAGCTCCTGCAACCATGCCCTTGTTGATGGGAGCGGACTCCGGATTTTTGAAGATCAGATCCCACCTCGATGCACCGGATTACGATGGTCATGAAGCGGTGGAATTTATTATTAATGAGATCCGGAATACGGACTCGATGGTGGTGATTGCCGTAGGTAAACTGACCAATATTGCCCTGGCCGTTCAAAAAGCGCCCGACATTGTCTCCCGTTTTCGCCTGGTCTGGCTGGGATCCAATTACCCGGAACCAGGAGAATACAACCAGGTCAATGATACGGCTGCACTATCCTTCTTGCTTAAAACAGACCTTCCCTTTGAAATCGTGACGGTTCGGTACGGCAAACCTTCAGGCACAGATGCCGTCAAGGTGACACGGGAGGAGATTTTACAGCACCTCGGAGGAAAAGGACCGCAAATGGAAACTCCGGTTACCGGTCGACACGGAGGAACATTTAACACGTTTGGGGATTATTCCGTGAACCTGTTTGATCATGCCGAAATGTACGGTGATCCGCCTTCACGGGCGTTGTTTGATCTGGCGGCAGTTGCCATTGTCAAGAACCCATCCTGGGCACATCTGCATTTTATCCCTGCACCCAGATTGGTCGATGGCAATTGGGTGGATCAACCGGAAAATCCCCGTCACATCGGCGTGTGGGAAGATTTTGCCCGCGACAGCATCATTCAGGACTTGTTTTCATCGGTTCCATAA
- a CDS encoding serine hydrolase: protein MSPNKFHTPASLVLMLALLSTSYGLSQDGLLASVFRSNSDSLFQRVVGHPDDYRIQIIYTQIDRDENNVPHCTNHYFHVDPDDYFNPASTVKLPTAIFSLEKINALNIEGLSKYSTVQYEAGEARESAVFQDSTAENGFPSLAQYIRKAFLVSENDPYNRFYQWVTPETINRKFQQLGFAHSRITSQFLGLSVEENRHTNPVRFLDTEGHILYRQDAAYNQDSFDFSQEVFIGDKHYDRQGNLLDGPIEFTRANKIALEDLQQLLQRLVFPESVTPEKRYQLNLDDYEYLYRYLSQYPSETNYPKYDADQYFDSYAKFFFRAGGPQMPPNVRVFNKVGWAYGFLTDVSYVVDFEHQTEFMLTATVYANSDGILNDGEYDYETVGWPFLYQLGQTVYRYDLNRKREYTPDLSRFMMRYTKRGEDGRPALKDVDN, encoded by the coding sequence ATGAGTCCAAATAAATTCCATACACCTGCATCGCTGGTGCTGATGCTGGCACTCCTCTCAACTTCCTATGGCCTAAGTCAGGATGGCTTGCTGGCATCGGTTTTCCGGAGCAATTCCGATTCACTGTTCCAGCGGGTCGTAGGGCATCCGGACGATTACCGCATTCAGATCATCTACACCCAGATCGACCGGGATGAAAACAATGTACCCCACTGCACCAACCATTATTTTCATGTCGATCCGGACGATTATTTTAACCCGGCGTCAACGGTGAAATTGCCGACCGCCATCTTTTCCCTGGAAAAGATCAATGCACTGAACATCGAAGGCCTTTCAAAATATTCCACTGTGCAATACGAAGCCGGCGAGGCCAGGGAGTCGGCTGTTTTTCAGGACAGCACGGCGGAGAATGGCTTTCCATCGCTTGCCCAGTACATCCGCAAGGCCTTTCTGGTCAGCGAAAACGATCCGTACAACCGCTTTTACCAGTGGGTGACACCGGAAACCATCAACAGGAAATTTCAGCAGCTGGGATTTGCTCACAGCCGCATAACCAGTCAGTTCCTGGGACTGAGTGTCGAGGAAAACCGGCATACCAACCCGGTGCGTTTCCTGGATACGGAAGGCCATATCCTTTACCGGCAGGATGCCGCCTACAACCAGGATTCGTTTGATTTCAGCCAGGAAGTATTCATCGGGGACAAACATTACGACCGGCAGGGGAATCTGCTGGATGGTCCGATCGAATTCACCCGTGCCAATAAGATTGCCCTGGAAGACCTGCAGCAACTATTGCAACGCCTGGTATTTCCCGAGTCGGTAACCCCGGAAAAAAGATACCAGCTCAACCTGGATGACTATGAATATCTGTACCGCTACCTGTCTCAGTATCCATCGGAGACCAACTATCCCAAATACGATGCAGACCAATATTTCGACAGCTATGCCAAGTTCTTCTTCAGGGCGGGCGGTCCGCAGATGCCCCCGAATGTCCGGGTATTTAACAAGGTAGGGTGGGCGTATGGCTTTTTGACGGATGTGTCGTACGTCGTGGATTTTGAGCACCAGACGGAATTTATGCTTACGGCGACGGTTTATGCGAACAGCGACGGAATTCTTAACGATGGCGAATACGATTACGAGACCGTGGGCTGGCCCTTTTTATATCAGCTGGGCCAGACCGTTTACCGGTACGATTTAAACCGGAAGCGTGAATACACGCCGGACTTATCCCGCTTTATGATGCGCTATACCAAGCGTGGTGAGGACGGCCGGCCGGCACTGAAGGACGTGGATAATTAA
- a CDS encoding family 43 glycosylhydrolase, giving the protein MAIPLLVLLALAACRVTGPDELDFSSWVQPVPRDGILMDSAWYTWGGSMVRGSDGRCYLFYARWPRNKGFRGWLEFSEIALATADNPTGPYHYQETVLTGRGDDYWDATAAHNPHIKAFDGKYYLYYISNQYQDLGMDAWHNRIYTQRIGVAIADDPSGPWQRLDKPVLDLQPGKAAHGYVVNPSVAEGPDGQYYMLFKTRPEGSEKEYGKVFTTIHAMATAPSPTGPFTIAHQPVFTEGTGEDPYLWVQDGRFYALVKDMYGEFTGEKSLALFTSPDGKSWHPAAHSLAMPLRITWADGGVDSLQHLERPQLWLDPERRQGVLFCAASYADPQRNRDWNTFNVQIPLHW; this is encoded by the coding sequence GTGGCGATACCTCTATTGGTTCTCCTGGCGCTCGCGGCTTGCCGCGTAACCGGCCCGGATGAATTGGATTTTTCCAGCTGGGTTCAGCCGGTACCACGTGATGGTATCCTCATGGATTCGGCCTGGTACACCTGGGGCGGTTCGATGGTGCGTGGGTCCGACGGGAGATGTTATCTGTTTTATGCCCGATGGCCCCGCAACAAAGGCTTTCGGGGCTGGCTGGAATTCTCGGAAATTGCTCTCGCCACCGCCGATAACCCCACGGGGCCCTACCATTATCAGGAGACGGTGCTTACCGGGAGGGGCGATGATTACTGGGATGCTACCGCCGCCCATAATCCCCATATCAAGGCATTTGACGGCAAATATTATTTGTATTACATATCCAATCAATACCAGGATCTGGGTATGGATGCCTGGCATAACCGCATCTATACCCAGCGTATTGGCGTGGCCATAGCGGACGACCCATCCGGACCCTGGCAGCGGCTGGATAAGCCCGTGCTGGACTTGCAGCCCGGTAAAGCAGCTCATGGCTACGTGGTAAATCCTTCGGTGGCTGAAGGCCCTGATGGGCAATATTATATGCTGTTTAAGACCCGCCCGGAAGGGTCGGAAAAGGAATACGGCAAGGTATTTACGACGATCCATGCCATGGCCACCGCACCTTCACCCACCGGTCCCTTTACCATTGCCCACCAGCCTGTCTTTACGGAAGGCACCGGCGAGGACCCCTATCTGTGGGTGCAGGACGGGCGTTTTTATGCATTGGTGAAGGATATGTACGGTGAGTTTACCGGCGAGAAATCGTTGGCGCTCTTCACTTCCCCGGATGGTAAATCCTGGCATCCGGCGGCGCATTCCCTGGCGATGCCGCTACGCATCACCTGGGCGGATGGAGGTGTAGACAGCCTCCAGCATCTGGAACGTCCGCAGCTGTGGCTGGACCCGGAACGCCGGCAGGGCGTGTTGTTTTGTGCGGCCAGCTATGCCGATCCTCAGCGGAACAGGGACTGGAACACCTTTAATGTGCAGATCCCATTGCACTGGTAA
- a CDS encoding serine hydrolase, which yields MKRLLPMFFLLVTHFLLSGQQLADRIDSLIKPDFDQPTGITVLVTQHGQTRFDGAYGWANVELQIPMHTDDVFRLGSVTKQFTSSAILRLAEQGKLNIQDDIHKYFPGYPTEGHTITIEHLLTHTSGIPSYTDLPEWTPEVHRKDFTPDELIQEFKRDTLDFEPGSRFKYNNTGYFMLGAIIEKVSGMTYEEYLRTQFWEPLGMTHTFYGSNSPIIPNRIPGYAKQGDKLINAPFLSMTQPYAAGSLLSTTGDLAIWNHAVFSDQVISAASRKMAHTPYTLTDGSKTNYGYGWFIGNKWDERTIEHSGGIHGFLTQSKYFPDQDLYVVILSNCNCFAPGALADKIAGLTLGKSLAKPVIEISAQTMQDYVGEYTLAPGFIITIFIQNDKLMAQATNQAALQLYATKPDLFFIKEVEAQLEFVRKEGKVTELILHQGGAAQNAPRTK from the coding sequence ATGAAAAGGCTTCTTCCAATGTTCTTCCTCCTGGTTACCCACTTTTTATTGTCAGGCCAGCAACTGGCTGACCGGATCGATTCGCTGATCAAGCCAGATTTTGACCAGCCGACCGGAATCACCGTTTTGGTAACCCAGCATGGCCAGACACGTTTCGACGGTGCCTATGGGTGGGCTAATGTGGAGCTACAGATTCCAATGCACACGGATGATGTATTCCGCTTGGGGTCGGTGACGAAACAGTTCACGTCGAGTGCTATCCTCCGTCTGGCAGAGCAGGGAAAACTGAACATCCAGGACGATATTCACAAATATTTTCCGGGCTACCCGACCGAAGGGCACACCATTACCATCGAGCACCTGCTGACCCATACGTCCGGTATCCCCAGCTACACGGATCTGCCGGAGTGGACACCGGAAGTGCATAGGAAAGATTTTACCCCCGATGAATTGATCCAGGAATTTAAGCGCGACACCCTGGATTTTGAGCCTGGGTCCCGGTTTAAATACAACAACACCGGCTATTTTATGCTCGGCGCCATCATCGAAAAGGTAAGTGGGATGACCTATGAAGAATACCTGCGGACCCAATTCTGGGAGCCCCTGGGGATGACGCATACCTTCTACGGTTCCAACAGCCCGATCATCCCCAATCGCATCCCGGGGTATGCTAAACAGGGCGACAAACTGATCAATGCTCCATTCCTGAGTATGACGCAGCCTTACGCAGCCGGGTCCCTGCTTTCGACGACCGGTGACCTGGCCATCTGGAACCATGCTGTTTTCTCGGATCAGGTGATCTCTGCAGCGAGTCGCAAAATGGCTCACACACCCTATACGCTGACAGACGGAAGTAAGACGAACTATGGTTACGGCTGGTTTATTGGCAATAAGTGGGATGAAAGGACCATCGAACACAGCGGCGGCATCCATGGCTTTCTGACCCAGAGCAAATATTTCCCGGACCAGGATCTGTATGTGGTGATCCTGTCCAATTGCAATTGTTTTGCACCGGGGGCTCTGGCGGACAAGATCGCCGGTCTGACCCTGGGCAAGTCGCTGGCCAAGCCGGTCATTGAAATTTCGGCTCAAACGATGCAGGATTATGTAGGTGAGTATACATTAGCTCCGGGTTTTATCATCACCATCTTCATTCAGAATGATAAGCTGATGGCGCAGGCGACCAATCAGGCTGCTTTGCAGTTATATGCCACCAAACCGGATTTGTTCTTCATCAAAGAAGTGGAAGCCCAGCTTGAGTTTGTCCGCAAGGAAGGGAAGGTAACGGAGCTGATCTTGCATCAGGGGGGCGCTGCACAGAATGCACCGCGTACCAAATAA